From Providencia sp. R33, a single genomic window includes:
- a CDS encoding TIGR04211 family SH3 domain-containing protein, whose product MRKIPLLLISIMGLGLSLNTQAAEKRYVSDDLSTYVHSGPGTKYRIVGTLNAGEEVELISTDNKFAQVRDDKGRTVWLPADQLNNKQSMKTRIPELEAENQKLRQQLDNIDGTWNTRTADMQQKVADNDNIVRQLKAENEKLKNELIKSGKKLEIAEVNLDDRRRELILQWFMYGGGVAGAGLILGLILPHLIPRRKKRNDGWA is encoded by the coding sequence ATGCGAAAAATTCCATTATTATTAATTTCAATCATGGGGCTAGGCCTTTCCTTAAATACACAAGCAGCAGAAAAGCGTTATGTTTCAGATGACTTATCAACATATGTTCATAGCGGCCCCGGCACAAAATATCGTATCGTAGGAACGCTCAATGCAGGGGAAGAAGTTGAACTAATTTCCACTGACAATAAGTTCGCTCAGGTACGCGATGATAAAGGCAGAACCGTTTGGCTACCTGCTGACCAGCTTAACAATAAACAAAGCATGAAAACTCGCATCCCAGAACTTGAGGCCGAAAATCAAAAGCTCCGCCAACAGTTAGATAATATTGATGGTACATGGAATACTCGCACCGCCGATATGCAGCAGAAAGTGGCAGACAACGACAATATCGTTCGCCAACTGAAAGCGGAAAATGAAAAATTAAAGAATGAATTAATTAAATCAGGCAAAAAGCTCGAAATTGCTGAAGTGAACCTCGACGATCGCCGCCGTGAACTGATTTTACAATGGTTTATGTATGGTGGTGGTGTGGCGGGTGCAGGCTTAATTTTAGGTTTAATTTTACCGCACCTCATTCCACGCCGTAAAAAACGTAATGATGGCTGGGCGTAA